In a single window of the Rhineura floridana isolate rRhiFlo1 chromosome 3, rRhiFlo1.hap2, whole genome shotgun sequence genome:
- the LOC133382042 gene encoding uncharacterized protein LOC133382042, which yields MTTRKAAKVLERRVSTDTQEGIDMFQKIMKGFNDFKQEMKQEMKQDRQQFKDEFHNMKKDYKDLQDHIKTEVGEIKNNIGQLTQEVKNVKDKVQTLENRIDIANVELEKNLDYFAVMEFRDKEYCLRFRAIPEETGEDIREKIVTVLAKSLEMNEDRMEFEIDTVYRINSRYATMKKIPRDVLVNFLKRKTRNTVLQHHFNNGFKIDGKEILVMKEIPIRLLRKRKEYAFFTEKLKQCKIQFRWDIPDGVIFTFRQQKYRLNTVQKARDFLRKASKDMEEDKLKDMDTIPGKQSQQKQVEEEKDDDESKGATGTDFSKIHA from the coding sequence atgacaaccaggaaagcagccaaagttttagagcgaagagtttcaactgatacacaggaaggaatagacatgtttcagaaaattatgAAGGgatttaatgattttaaacaagagatgaaacaagagatgaaacaggacagacaacaatttaaagatgaatttcacaatatgaaaaaggactataaagatttacaagatcatatcaaaacagaagtgggtgagattaaaaataatattgggcaattaacacaggaagtaaaaaatgttaaagataaggtgcaaaccttagagaatagaattgaCATTGCAaatgtggaattagaaaaaaatctggattattttgctgttatggaatttagagataaagaatattgcttgagattccgtgcaattcctgaggaaacaggtgaagacatcagagagaaaattgttactgttttagcaaaatccttggaaatgaatgaagatcggatggaatttgaaatagatacagtttacagaattaattccagatatgcaacaatgaaaaaaatcccaagagatgtactTGTTAATTTTCTAAAAAGAAAGACTAGAAATACAGTATTGCAACACCATTTTAACAAtggcttcaaaattgacggtaaagaaatactggtgatgaaggaaattcctattagacttttacgaaagagaaaagaatatgcttttttcacagaaaaacttaaacaatgtaaaattcaatttagatgggatattCCAGacggagtgatttttacattcagacaacagaagtatcgattaaatactgttcaaaaagcaagggatttcttgagaaaagcttcaaaagatatggaagaagataaactcaaagacatggatacaattcctgggaaacaaagtcaacagaaacaggtagaagaagaaaaggatgacgatgaatcaaagggagcaacaggtacagacttttctaaaatacatgcttaa